The Myripristis murdjan chromosome 11, fMyrMur1.1, whole genome shotgun sequence genomic sequence GGAAGAATGAGCCACTTTTAGATccatttctcactttttttctcatgttttcaaCCCTTGGATAGGTTCTCAGCCAGAGGATAACACAAAGGAAAAGACTAGTAAAATTGTTTTTTCCAATTaacaacatttgttttaatctgctgGGAATATGCAGTGTGTTGTCAAATGCATCAGGGCAATTTAGAGAAGATGGTTGAACTGTCAGACTGAAAAAAGCCTGCCATTTTGTCTATTTGCCAAACATCTGGTTCACTTGTGCAGCTGAAGGTTGAACACTGAGAGTCTATAAAGTGGGATAACCCTGTTTTGATCTTAGAGTTAACTGTCTTTACTTTGGAGTAAGACTCATCCTTAATTTGAAGGGttaacatatatattttagaaTTACCTGGGCTGCCTGCTGCTCAGTGAAATGGCTCTGGCCATCTGTCAGCCTTCAGTGATGGTTTTCCCTGCAGCCACAGATGTGAGAGAAGGGCGAAAAGCTCCCATAGTGTTCTCAAAATAGCTGGCAACTGTTTCTCTGCCAGTTGTGCTCATCATAGCATTCACACTGATTCATGAAGAGAACTAGTTCAAATGATTTATcacagtttgttgttttgttgttgttgttagtgatGGTTCAGATATCAACAGCAGAGCCACAGGACAAGCAATAATGTGCAGTAAATTATTGAAAGAGTTTTACTGCCACCTAAAGGACAAACCATGCCAGTACCAAAGCTGAAACCAAATCTAATATTAAGAAGAAACCCCAATTTAAAATGTACCCAAGCCACATCTTTGATTTTATACAGTTAATTTtagattttaatatttatttgtagctctctccctctcctcataaGCTTGAATCCACAGCACCCAGGCTGTAATCTGTAATGTCAATCAGAGACACTTAATGGAGCTGTTCTACTAACAATGAATGAGAGGCAGACTTTGTGAGCTCATGTAATGTTGGTGTGAGCTTTTACATCTaaataagttttatttcaccGAAGTGTTAAGGATTTAATCAGTTATTTTACCCATATCTCTTTATACTCCCTTTCAGTTCAGGCAGACTGTCAGTGGCTTTGCTAAATTAGTAGACAAGCTTAAGAAAGCTGCTTGATTTCACAGAtggtgatctctctctctctctctccttttttttttttttttacctttaaaaGTCTCGttcactgtataaaatgctGCATGCAGAGCGTCCTGGTGGTATGAGCTGAATAAAGTGTGCACCAGGTATCTGCAATGTCCTGAGTTTGAATCTGAGCTTTGATCTTTGCTGCATgacctccctctccttctctcctgccCTACTATAAACTatcaaataacaacaaaaataatctttaaagtGCTGCAAGTAGGGCGCcgcggtggctcacctggtggagagTGTAACTGCGtatcaaggctaagtccttactgcagcaacccgggtttgaatccaacccgtggcctttgctgcatgtcatcccctctctctcccttgtctttcctgtctctctctaaagtcaccatcaaataaagcagaaatgtcaaaaaccCAATCTTAAAATGCTGCAAATAGTTCATGCAATGGAGAAGAGAAGCACAGGATGACCCACAATAtatatgacctttttttttttttaaaggagagcACGCAGTCCACCTCTGCGCCTATAGTATGTTTATATatagaaagagggaaagaagtgaggaagagagcgcagagaaaacacaggagggAAAGCTCTGTCTGGTTTCGATCTGAGGACAGCAGGGGGGAAGCATGCGGTCCCACAGCCATGAGACTTCTCTAGAGTGGGACACGTAGTCCGTAACCTTTGACGTTAACCCCTTGCATTCTGGCTTTCCTTTGAATTTCTCCATAAGTAGCTTCAAATTTAGAACAAAAATACTTTTCTTGATATTGCATGACACTGCCGCATTCTGTATCTGTTGGTTGCAATGCCTCATTTAGTCTACATCATGTTTAtattgaatgaaatattcaaatctaAGATGcaattgttttatggctgcaccattacatcaaatagaaaatatctacatgtcttgtgcatcatggtagacacatttccctgtaatgcagcaggacatgtttggcatctttggaaaccttgggctctccacttgaatttaaaataaaattctgtgggTTCAAACAAAACCTTGGCcttgcagcatgcatttgtaatgataaaGCCACTGATGGGGCAAGCGGGGCTGAAGAggtttcaaaaaaagaaaaaagaaagaaagaaacagtccGTGTCATTGTGATCCTCAAATATTTGACACCTTAAAAAACTGGGCTGCTTAAAACAAAAGTTGCATGATAGTTTGGGAAAACAACGATACAGTGTGCAGTGTTCTGTACAGTTATATGTCTCATGAATATGGATGGACTGAGCTTGATGATGTGTTGCACCACATATGCCAATGATATATCGCTGTGTCTCCATCTGTTCCAAAACAGCCACAAACCTTACAATATGGCCATACCTTTGAGTTACTACTGTGATTATGCAGCATGCACAGCAATTGCACACATATGCTTACTCCTATATTGTACAGTAGATCAAAATAAGTATTCATCAGccaaaaatattgcttttttgTTGCAAAAAGCAAGCAATGAATTTCCCAGTCGTATAACACAGCAAATGCATAACATTATTTTAAGGTGTAAAATGACCCTTGACCACTTTGATTTACTGATGTGGAGGCAGGTCATTTTAAGAAGAAATCAGTCCAAGCCAACCGAGACCCATAGGGCTGTCAgcttcacacatacacacacagaaacacacacacacacacacacacacacacaaacactcacagatCACAGACCCATGACTCAAGGTCAGCCATAAAGAAGCTGTCAAGTGCTCCGACCCTGACCTCGCTCAATTAACGGTAAATACGCTGTGGGGTACAGCCCATAACTGCTGTGACAGAAAACATTACTCCGACTTATAAGACAGCTCTCCCTCTTTGTCACCCACACTGCCTAGAGTACACTATAAAAAAACACTCCTTAGCAACTAATTTAGTcgcatattcagtgttaaaatattgcttttcttAAACTAGTGAAAAAATATCctgtcactgaaaaatcaaataagtcataaatcataataaatcaaatgcagagttgttttatttatagtagtggtctgatctgcctcattctgccttgtttttacATACTCAACATAACAAAAATCCTGAaatgaaactgctttggaaacaaatgggattatctgatcccactggtggattttttcacttgttttaagaaaaacaaatgttagcaCTGAATacgagactaaatgacttatcaagatgtcaggttttttttttttttttttctttttttttgcagtgtagcgtGATTGTgaccaaaacaacagcaggagaCTGCGGCTGTGCAGAGCAGCAAAACCTGGCCTGGAAAAACAGAGactcaaaaaaatatatatacaagcAGAGAGCGGACAGTCACTATCAGGCCAGGCTGTTGCACTGAGGCTCCAAGCTGAGGGAGGGGGCCTAACACGCCTTTTGTGGTTCCCAGTATgaacatgtcatgttttttatttcacactgcTCTGGTTTTGAGACAGAATTTGGTTGAAATCTGCCaaactgcaaataaaacatttgcaaacaGGATATAAAATAGATGTTGTTGAAATGATGAGAGACTCCGCAACATGCAGGAatgcaatttgtttttatttgtgaaaactgaaacaaaattgTCCTTGATAGAAACATGTTGAAGGACAGATAAGTAATGAAAATTATGAAGGTTATGACGGCTGATTAAACCAAAGCAGGGGATCTGAATATGAATATAGAGGCCTCCTAgatagaaagaagaaaatgtattaTCTTACAAAACAATCTGAATTATAATCTCTTGTGAGTTTATATTATTTGATAAACTCTCATTCTTTATAATGTTTTTggagctacaaaaaaaaaaaaaaaaaaaaatgtgttcagtcATTGATCTGTGAATGAATGTTTGGGGGCTTATTTGTGTTGTGGATGTGTGGATATATTTGATGTTGTTTACCATAGGTGGAAAAATGCAGTTGTGGGGGCAAAAAAGAAGTTGAGGGGGCTCCGGAGTCTCTGCATATACATTGGCTCTGTAATTGCTAGCGACTCCCCTGCTGTCAGGGCACACTGACATATTCGTTTGATGTCTGTAGGAATACCTATTTTATGATTTACCTGGCTGAACCTCATCCAAAACATCCTTTAAGTTTCCTGTtgtgctcagagagagagagagagagggagagagagagggagagagagagagagagagagagagagagagagagagagagagagagagagagagagagagggagagggagagagaaagcagacgACTCAGCTCAGCTTAGCACTGGAACTTGAGTCAGCTCTTATGCACCCTGCCTCTGGTTAGCCACCACAGGCACAGCAGGCACACAACCATCCACAaggcgcgcgcatgtgtgtgtgtgtgtgtgtatccaccactgctgctgagtCCAGTCAAAGACATCCTCCCTCTGTCGCTGAAAGGCCGTCTGACTCAGTTGTGTCTGTCCTCTATGTTTAACCATGGCAGAAGCACAATTCCCGCGTCCTAGCCTCACCTTGGACTGCCGTCTTCTTGCCTCCACTGCTGCTGGCTTCCTATTAGCTATTCTTAGCTTTAGTCGTGCTCTTATTTCACAGCAGATCCATCAGTGTAAAATGCCACACTTCGCCGAATGGCGTAAATAAAACGCTGGGCCCTGCTGGTCGGGAGCATCACTAGGGGAAATGACAAATCACTTTAGATCATAAACAACAGCACAGTAGTGCTACTCGACAAATATCTTACGGAAGGGCTCTGGTGAAAGCATTTTCTTGGACTGTGATGAAGCAGAACATTTGGGGAGTCTCACTGAGGGCCGATATGTCTCTCAGCAGTTACTTTTAATTCCACCACACAGCCGTTTTCTTAAGGCCTTATTCAAACAGGCAAATTTCCCAAGAACACTTTCTTATTTACTGCAGGGGCCCGCGGAGCTGCATGCAGAGGGAGGGTTACACGTCCTCACACCCAGGGAGCAACAGTCACCTCCACTGTATCGTACTGTTGACCGCCGAGAAGCTCCACTGAACTGGtttaatgccttgctcaagggcattgATCATAGTTAACTGAGGAGAGGGTGCTATGATTTCACTTTCCCCACCAACACTTCTCTTTCCTCGACCTTTTTTAAAGTCAGATAAAGTGTGCTCGTTTCTTTGTTTGCTTAGTTGTCCTCTCCAGTGCAGCAAActttttttgctgatattaaTTTTTCATGCACAATTCTTTAAAGGGCAATGACTTTTATACTTCTGAACCAAACACGctatattatattaaaaatgtccCCTTTAAGATTTGATTAGATGTTAAATCACCAGAGCCAAGGAGCCAAGCTTCCTCAACCTCCAGCCAAATGTTGACATGTGAAACATGCTATGTGCCATGCTTAACACTGGCCTGATGCCACAGTCCCCTCAGGCCTTgctcttcatgtgtgtgtgtgtgtgtgtgtgtatgtatgtgtgtgtgtgtgtgtgtgtgtgtgtgtgtgtgtgtgtgtgtgtgtgtgtgtgttatgaaagTATGCTTGGGTCTTACAGGCATGGCACTGTCATTTGTACGAAATAGGCTGCTACAACCAGGGAAGCCAAAATCTGTGGGAGTTGTAGTGCGGCAGAATTGTTGTCATTATGGTCCAGCATTTTAATCGTTAATCTAACACAGAATATTCAAGCTTCTCCTATAATTATCTCTGTGATAAAGTCATATCTTGTAATTGTCTGATGCATTTTTATCAAAACGCCTTTGCAGCTCCCACCATCTCTTAACTGCATCCACTTAAATGTTTAAGCCTTATTGTCTTCTCTTTAATAATTTTTTAGATTTAAACTCAATAATATCCTCTGACTGGTACATCTGttgcattgtttgttttaatgataTTTCACATAGTCAGTAAAGTAATGAATGACTCAATCAATCTATCAAACAGCTCACCAAACAATGTGAGGATGTCAAATTCAAGATAGTGAAGGAAAGAGATCTTCTGCTAATGAACATTTGCAGCCTGTCGGTCTGTGCTGCTGGACTCAGTGGAGGCTGCCGGCCTATTGGCTGCACAGCTGCACAATCTGTTGCTTTTAAATGGCTCCTCCTTCCCCAACCTGTCacaaatgttaaaaacaccctCCAGCATGCTGCATTTGCTCTCTTTTCCGTCTCAAAAGGTCTTGACCACCAAATGTACAGCTAGCACagcatgcatatatatatatacagcagCCACAAGCATCTGGCTACTTGGTATTAGTAAACAGTAAATCTGAAGTTCAGCAGTAGCAAGGGGCACTGAACCATTTTGTAATTATGATGGCTGGCCTTTGGCTACCTATAGCCTACATATATGCTCTAGTGCTCTGAGTTGTGCAAAGAAAGAACAGACCGTTTGGTGTAACTAGGGGGATTTCTATAAGGAGCTCAGGAGCGGGAATATCTCCTTCCCTgcatattgctgctgtcatctgaaaaccttgtaactccagTTGTAGTGAATTTCACGTTTTAACTTCAACTAAAGGATTAGATGCTCCTGCACAGgttgaaaacatttcacaattCCTGGGGCTTGTGAAACTCTTTACATACCCACTGGAAAAACTCTGAAATGCATTGCCGTCCATATGGAAATGaggctgtttttgttggttcctgaaaagttgacattttgaagaTATGAGGTTTTTGACCCAACAGCAACTATATGGGATTTGACATGGTTTCGATTGAATATCAAAGTAGAGTTTTCCTCTGGCTGCATGATGCTCTGAAAATGGGCCAGTCAGGAAATTGATTTGCAAAAGTGTTCATTTCAAAAAGAGAGTATGCGCCTCCTTCtgcaattaaatgttttttcctttttttttctttttttttttgcacttataTCGTTCAAATAAAGGTTTCACTTAGGCACACCACATATTTATGCAACGTTCCTGTACATTTAATGCACCAAAACGTTGCATAAGTAAAATGTTACAATGCAGATGGTGTGCGGGAGTGTAACCTTTATTTGCAAATTTCTGCCACCCTCCCAGCACCTGTCATTCATGTGTGTATAAGACTCTTTCACTCCATAGTTAAATCATTTAGGAATCATTATGCATATGATAAGCTAATGTTCCTCTTGTTAGTGAAACATGATCTTCGGCCGGAGGATCAGGGTTTGAGCTCTGCTGAAGTGTTCTTGAACAAATCACCAAATCCCTACCATCTCCAGAGGTGCTGCTTTTTATGAGCCTGACCTGTGACCatgaaggggggtggggggttgggttGTAAAAAGACAGCTTCCCCACATGGGAATAATAGCAGCCAGTCAATAATGTAGTATATCACATTATTATGTCCCTCAGGCTGTGTCACTAAGAATATGCTGCTGGTCTGCTTTATCACAACAAACAATAGTGCACATAATTAGATTGTGTAATACTATCTGACTTTTGAactatctatatctctatcttCTATTTTGTACTCAGTTTCCCACAATGCTGAGTCTCCATCTCTTGCCTCTCATCTGATTATTGTGAATGTGCTGAGGGACACAGAACTTGGTTCAGTAATAAGCATAATATAAGGCGGTCTGCCTGAGCCCACTACGTGGGAGGGGTCTGCCAAACCTTTCCCTCTAATTGACCAGGGAGCAGAAGCAGCCGGGAATGCGAGCAGCCACCAACCGACAAAGAGGTATTTAACAAACCGCATTTCTTCTTTAATAACCGATTATCAAAATACAGActactttgtgaaggcagttaGATTGATGAGCCTGTCGGGTAACCACTCAAAAAGGATTAAGTGTTTCGGGAAAGCATTTATAGGGCTTGCAGAGGCGAAAGGTGGGAAAAGTGTTACTGAGCAGTCGAAATAGTAATTCTCTCGAATGTTGCAGTGTGCTATATATCACAGGAATTCAATTTGCGGTACTTTAAAATGCTTGCGGTGCACCTATAAGATGTGTAGATGTTgatatgtgtaaatatgtacaAATACTTTAGTCGGGAATGCCCATAAAGCCATCCAAGGAATTAAAGTTACCACGGTGCAATACAGCCTTTCGACAAGTTCATGCGTCAGTTACCTtgattgttttctttcattttgcctGTTTCACTGACAGAGACGGGCGTATGGGACTGGCAAAAGGGGAAACCCAGCCCATGTTCAAATGGCTGATCTTGAACTGCTTTACTTTGATCAACTGGGCTGCCGACCCGATCCGCATAACACCTCCCTGCTCTCAAATAACCAAAGTATCAACGAGAGCAGCTGCCGCTCCGGCGGAAAGTCACTTTGCAGCGCCGGGgaggattcagcaccatggacagagccTCGGGCAGCCCGGGGACCGGAGGAGGAGACGGAAACATCTTTCACATGCAAACACCGAGGGGatgttgatggtgatggtgatgatgatgatgatgatgatgtccaGTTAATTCAGGCGAGTCCACATCGGCCAACTGGGAGCGAAAACTGGTGCTTGACTCGCAGCTCCTCCAGCGAACTgtgcgaggaggaggaggaggaggagatggagggggaggacgtagaggaggaggaggaggaggaggaggaggaggacatcCCGGAACTTTACATGCTGTCCGACGACGACCTCGGCTCTGACGGGTCGGGCAAGTCGGTGGATTACGGCTTCATAATCGCCGTCACTTGCCTGGTGACCGGCATTTCGTTGGTTGCCATTTCCTACACGGTCCCGAGGGACGTGAGGGTGGACCCGGACAGCGTGTCGGCCCGGGAGatggagaggctggagagggagaaggcGAGGGTGGGGGCCCATTTGGACCGGTGTGTTATAGCGGGACTGTGCCTCCTCACCCTCGGGGGCGTGTTGCTCTCCACCCTGCTCATGATCTCCATGTGGAAAGGGGAGATGATCAGGAGAAGAGCCTTTGCCTATTCCAAACACGCAGCAAAGTTATATGGCTCAATCAATTTAAGAGCCGGCTGCAGCCCGACTCGGGAATCCTCCTCACATTTGTCAGTAGCTGATGAGGATTTAGAAGTGCTCAGTTGAAAGTCCTCTGCAAATCCCACCAATGCTGTCTTATAATCAGGGATGTAGTGGAGGGCAACCCGCCTTTTTATTTTCAGGATCATTTAGGCTACTTTTTAGGCTGATGTGGCCTAAATCTTGATGAGCATAAGCTGTATCAAACTGAGGTGAATTATACAGCCTAaggatcttaaaaaaaaaaaaaaaaaacatcagtgaaagCTTTATATTTTGTTCACATTAGTTTATTTGCCTTAAGATGATCAGCCcacctttttttaatttaccactacatcactgcTTATAATAATGTTGGCACTGCTGCTCTCGCTTCTTCATTAAATCCATCTGTTTACATGCCATTTCATGTAGCTTTAAggtggaaaacaaaagcaaaacaggtGTGGCATCGTTGTAAAGATCTGTCTTGTCAAAATCTAAGAGGAGACACTAATGGAGGATGTGAGGATCT encodes the following:
- the LOC115368160 gene encoding transmembrane protein 74 — translated: MADLELLYFDQLGCRPDPHNTSLLSNNQSINESSCRSGGKSLCSAGEDSAPWTEPRAARGPEEETETSFTCKHRGDVDGDGDDDDDDDVQLIQASPHRPTGSENWCLTRSSSSELCEEEEEEEMEGEDEDIPELYMLSDDDLGSDGSGKSVDYGFIIAVTCLVTGISLVAISYTVPRDVRVDPDSVSAREMERLEREKARVGAHLDRCVIAGLCLLTLGGVLLSTLLMISMWKGEMIRRRAFAYSKHAAKLYGSINLRAGCSPTRESSSHLSVADEDLEVLS